Sequence from the Deinococcus cellulosilyticus NBRC 106333 = KACC 11606 genome:
CGTCCAGATGGAAATTGCCTGCGTACTTCAGGGTCCAGCAACGGTCATTTTCCTTGAGGATTTTGCTGTAAGTGCCGTGTTCTCGCAGGCGTGCTCCCACCAGCAGACGGTAAGCCTCTGAGGTGAGGGCGACCGGCAAGAGATTGGCGATTTGGACCAGATCAATGTCGAATTCACCCCCTTCGGTGCAGGGTCGGACCACTGTGCCCAGTGCAAAGGAGCCCTGGGCAAAAATGTGAAGATCGTAGGTTTCGAGCGATGACCCTGGAGCGCCAAGCCAGTTGCCCACAGCGTGGTATTTGTCACGGGCATCTTTTTCCAGGGAAGGGGAGATGTTCAGGGATTCGGCCATCCAGAACAACAGGGCGCTGCGGCTGTGAGGGTCGTAGGGCATGAAGCGTTCATCGGGAGAAATCAGTGTCATGGAGGTTCCTTTCAGGGCAAAGGGGTGAAACTGGGTGCCTGGTGGGAGAGAAACATCTCTTTCAGGCGTGGAGTGTAGGCTTTGCTGGTTTCGCTGGCGAGGCTGAGGATGCGCCGTTCATCGATCCGGTCGAGTTCAAAAAGTTTGGGTGGTACGGTGGGGTTGATGCGCAAGATGCGTTCGCTCTGGGGTTGTTTGCCCTGGTCTCCCAGGAGGTTGTGGGCAATGAAGGTGGCCCCGTTGCTCTGGGCGTCCATCAGAATGTTGGTGATGTCCCAGGCCCACTGGCTGAGTCCACCGTGGTCCATGCGCCGGGAGCGGTTGGTGAGGGCACCGGTGGTGCCTAGGCTGAGAATTTTGATCTGGGAGACTGGGATTTCCAGGTAACTGACAGCTTCTGTCAAGCCGACCAGGATGGGGTTGTTCGCCCACAGGCCGCCATCGAGATGGCGGATGTTGTCGATCCGGGTGCTGGCCGGGAAGTAAGTGGGGGCAGCTGAGGTCGCTAGGGCAATGTCAACCATGGGGCGCTTCCAATCCCGGGTGAAGTTGGGGTGGTGGCGGGTTTTGAACGTGCAGGGCAAACAGCTGTCGTTGCTGTAACTGGGGATCACCAGGCGTTTTTGGCTGTGACCCAGAAGATGGCCCCCAAAGACTTCCATCAGGGCTTCTTCCAGGGCCTTGGGATTGAATTTCCTTTTGACCAGGTGTTTGAAGAACACCAGCCCTTTCAGGGGATTGCGGAAGATGCTGGGGCCTTTTTTAAGGTAGAAATCAACAATGTCCTGGGGAGATTTCCCGAGGCCGAGGGCCAGGGCAATGATGCCTCCGGTGCTGGTGCCGGTGATCAGGTCGAAGTGGTCGGTGATGGTGCAGCCAAGGTCATCTTCAAAGGCCTTGAGAAGGCTTGCTGTGAAAAGGCCTTTGATGCCTCCTCCATCCAGGGCGAGGATTTGAAATGGCCTTTCACCGGTGGATGGAGACTGGGTTGGAGCAGACTGAGCGGAATCTAAATCCATTTAAATAAATTGTAGCATATTTTTAGACACTATTTAGATTTTTCATGAGTGGTTTAACGATCAGGGCCTCTGGAGGAGTATCATGGAGTCCAATAGACCACGGCCACGCAGAAAGGACCCACATGACCCTCCCCACCCCAGACCCCCCAACCCTTGGAGAAGAACTGAGAAAAACGCGAAAACAACACGGCTTCACGCTCAAAGACGTGGAAAAAGAGACTGGCATCAGCAATGCCTACCTCAGCCAGCTTGAAACAGGCAAGATTGACCGGCCAGCGCCGGACAAACTCTACCAGCTTGCTCAAATGTACAGAATCAATTTCAATGACCTGATGGTGAAAGCCGGCCACATCCGCAAACGCAGCGACTTGCCTGAAGACCACCCCCAGCTGGTGGGCACAGCCCTATCTGCAGAAAAACTCACGCCGGAAGAAGAAAAAGCCCTTCTGATGTACCTCAAACATATTCTGCGCAACCCAGACCGCAATGGAGGATGATTTCTCCAGCACCCTCCAAGCGGCACATGATTACCTCCAAGAGCTTCAACTTCCAGAGGGAAAACCCACCCCGGTGGACCACTTGTTGCGCCAGGAAAAGCTGCTGGTGCAGTCTCTTGCCACCAGGGAAAGCCTGGAACAAGCACGGGACATTCTGGGATTGGACATCAATGTGCTGATTCAGGCGCTCCCCAAGATACACGGCATGTATCCTGAAGGCACCGATGTGGTGTTCGTGAACCTGAACAGCCTTCCCGAACGGCAACGGTTTGTGAAACTGCATGAATTGGCCCACAAAGTGCTTCCCTGGCAGATTTTTTCACACCTCGAAACGGATGATGTTCTGCGTGGAGAAACCAGGGAGAATTTTGAAATTGAAGCCAACATGTTTGCCGCTGAACTGCTTTTTCAGGGTGCCCGTTTCCAGAACCAGGCCCTGCTGGAGCCCCTGGACATTCGCAGCGCCCTGAAACTCGCCCAGCGGTTTGGAGCATCCGCACAGGCTTCACTGCAACGCTACGTTCACACGCATGAAGCACCTTGTGCACTGGTGGTGCTGAATGAAGAGCGCACCTCCACAGTGCGTGGCCCTGCTCACACTGTCCGGCAGGTGATCACCTCCCAGGCCTTTCCAGAGTGCACCCCATGGTGGAAGCCCGGAGACCTGCTGCCAAGTGAACACCCATTGATCCGGCACTTCAAACGGTCTGCCTTGACGGCAAACATCCCAGAGTACATCACATTCGACACCCCCAGCGGCATTTGCAGGTGCAACCTCCAGATGTTCCGCAATTCTTATAGAATGATGGTGTTTCTTGCTCCACAACGGGCACAACCCCGCCGACAGAACAGCACCCGCAGCCAGGTGCAACGGCTGTAATTCAAACCCTTTGAGGCAACGTGAACCCAATCCGCGTGATCCACCTTTCCGATTTGCACCTGGGCTTTCAAGGCCCCTCAAACCTTACGGTTCCGGATGGCCCACATGCCGGGGTTCCCCTGAGGCAACATGACCTCGAAAATGCAGTGGAGTGGTTGTGCAGCAACCTGGTACAGCAACCTGTTCCTGTGAACGTGGTTTTAATTGCAGGAGATGTCTTTGACCGCTCCAACCCCTTGCCACGAGCAGTGCATGCTGCAGGGCGACTGATTCACATTTTAACCCAACAAGAAATTGAAGTGGTGGTGGTGGACGGGAACCACGACACGCCCAGTGCCCTCTCTGCCGGGCATCCCATGGCTTACCTCGCCCTTTTTGGCGCACACATTGTTCACGGTGAAAAGGTGCAGGTGATTCACACAGACCACTGGAAGAGCCCTCACCTGCAACACCTTGCGGTGCACTGCATTCCTCGCCGGGCTTTGAAGAATCTTGATGTTGGTGAAATCCACCCCTTTCCAGACCGCTGCAATGTGCTGCTCACCCATGGACTGGTGGCCAGTCGAGAAGATGAACCTGGTGAGGATGGACGCATTCCACGCTCACTTCTCGAACAATCCTGGGATTACATTGCCTTGGGAGACTGGCATGGTCACATGCACCAGCCTGTCGCGGGAATTCCTGCCTATTATCCGGGCAGTCTGGAACGGCTGCATTTTGGAGAGGCCATGCGGCATCCAGCCCAGGAAACAGATCCTTACCAGGTGCGGGGTGGGCTGGATGTGACCCTGTTGCCTGAGAACGAAACGCAAGTCCAGTCTTTCCCTTACCCCCATGCCCGGCCCATGTATCATGCCCAGGTGGAAGCCAGTGAAATGACGGCAGAAGACCTGCATGCACGACTGGATGTGCTCACCCAGGACCTTCCAGCACAGGGCTTGCTGCAAGTGCACGTCATGGGGGCCACCCAGACCCTGAAAGCAGAACTCAATGCCCGGAACCTCAACCCCATCCGGCAGCGCATCCACCGAGTGGAACTCAAATGGCATTTGCTTCATGACACCGTTGAACAGAGTGAACAGGCGGCCCAGGCAGAAACGTTGCCAGAACAATGGCAGGCCTACCTGCAACGCCATGCTCCTGATCAAAGCTGGCTTTTACAAGCAGGCCTGGAGGTCCTGACGGAAGCCCGGACACGCCTTGCCCAGAGTGCCGAGGAACACCCGTGAGCATACTGAAATTGACCCTGGAAAATTTCAAGCGATACCGTGAAGCGACGGAAGTGGTGTTCCCCAAAGGACTCACCCTGGTCACGGGAGAGAATGGGGCCGGGAAATCCACCCTCACCCAGGCAATGTTGCAGGCCCTGTTCGGCCCTTATCCCCTCACAGATGTGCGGTCAGATGGCACAGGCAACCAGACGGTGCGGGTGGGTTTTGCCCTGGAAAGCCAGGGTGTTGTGCTGGAAGCGTCCACCCAGAACACCCAGCATCGCATTCGTGTCAACGGCAACACCATCATTGATTTTGGACCGAACAGCAAGGAAGCCGCCACAAAATACACCCGAGCTTTTCTGGGTGGGCTGGGCAGCAAGGCTTTCGAACGGGTTTACTTTGCAATGCAGGGCGAAACCCACGCCCTGGTCACCGAATCCAGAGCAGAACTCAGAAGGCTGTTTGAAGAAGTGCTGCAACTGGACGTCATCACCACCGCTGTTGAGGTGCAGGCTAAAAACCACCAGGCGCACCTCAACACCCTGATGCAGGATCTGGCAGTGGCTTGTAGTGTGGCTGACCGTGTTTCGCAGGACCCTAAACGCCAGGTGCTTCTCAGCAGGACTTCTCGTGCCCAGGCAAAGCACACCCGAGGAGAACCCCTGAGCCTCCTGTTGACCGCTTTGGGAAACGCGCAAGTGGTTCATCATGAGGTCACTATTTTGTTGCAGGAACAGGAGAACGCAGCACGCCAGCTTCTGGTTTCCCACCAACGATTGATGGAAGACCAAGAGCAACAGATTCTGATCCTCGAAAACAAAGTGGAGTCCTGGAAACAAAAAGAGAGGACCCTGCTGGAATTGCAACGCCAGCAAAACAGCGCTGAGGGCATGTTAAAAGGTGCAGGGCAGGACCTGCAGCGTCTGGAACAGGAGTTAACTGATGCAGACAGTCACCAGGAGGCCGCTCAGCAACACCAGCAGTTGCTTGCCCAGCAAGAAGACCTCAAATGGCAGTGGCAGAGCTGTCGGGAAGTGAAAGAAGCCCATGAACTGGTGGAGCAGGCCCACTTGGCCCACCTGAAGTGTCAGCAGAAACTGCAATCTTTCTTGAATCTCGAAGGGCACATCACCAGCGTGCAAGCCAACATTGATCGACTGTTGTCGGCACAACAAACGGTGGCTTTAGACCCCCATGTTGAGAACTTTGAACTTCTGCAACAAGAGAAGGTGCAGCTGGGTTTGCAATTTAAAGAACATCAACAAGCGCTCAGTGTACTGACTGCCCAACAGGATGTGATGTGTCCCACTTGCGGTCAGGCATTGCATGATCACCAGCGCCTCCTTCGAGAAGATCACCTCAGATTCTGGTTGCAGCAAGTGTATCCTCAGCAATCACAGGAGGTGATCGTGCAGCTCCAGGCCATTGAACTGGACCGGGCAAACAGGCATCAAAAGGTGACCGAAATGGGCCTTGAGGTTCAGCAATTGAGGGAAGAGCTTGCAGTCCTGAACAGCCGCATTAAAGAACGACAAGTGGTCATAGATGAAGCTGAACAGGCCCATCAGGTGTGGGAGGGTGCCAGGGCAGCATTGGGATCAGAGGTGTTTGATCCGCAGCAGGAAATTCACTTGCAAGAAAAGCTGAAGGTTGTGGAGCAGCAGATTTTGGACTTGCAGCCCCAGGTGATGCGGTTTATGAAAAGGCAGCAACTGGTCGTCTACATCGCTGAGAAGAAAGCACAGATGGCTTCATTTCAGCAGAACATGGCTGCTCTGAAAGCTGCTGAACGAGAACTGGGACACGACCCTGAAAAATTTCAGGCCAGTGTCGCCCTGGTGGCGCAACTCAAGCATGAACGCACCGATCTGGTCCGTAAGCAACAACAGAAGGAAACCACTCTGAAGGATACCCTCCGTCAGGTTCAAGATGCTCTTGGTCTTCAGCAACAACTTGAAGATACGAGTTTCCGGGTGCAGCAGAGTCTGGTGCTGTTTCAAAGGGAAGAGCAGCTGCTGGAGCACCTCAAAGGATTCCACAGCCATTTCTTTCAGGCCAATACCCATCAGGTCCTGAAGCGTGCCACAGAATTGTTGCTTCCCGTGCTGGATTCCACTCTCTCTCGCCTTGAGATGGATGACCAGGGCAACCTGAAGTACCAGGACCCAGCAGGTGTCAGCCGAAAAGTGCAGCGTTTGTCGGGTGGAGAAAAAGCCCTGGTGGGGCTGTGCTTGCGGCTGGCGTTGGCCGAACGTGCCCAGAGCATTGCGACAGAAGGTCGGGTGCGTTTTCTGGTGTTGGATGAGGTGCTCTCCAGTCTGGATGATGGGAAACGCGAGCAGGTGCAAGACATCCTGGAAGACGTGCTGCGGCGTGGAGTCTTTGAACACATCATCATGATCACCCACATTGATGATGTCAAACTCAACTGGCGTGCACATCGACTGGATGTTCAGAAAACGGGCGAAACCACCAGTAGGATGTGGTTTCAACACTTGTAAGCAGGGCTGCAGAGGACGTGAGGGATAAAATTGTGAAGTTGTTTGGTGGATACAACCTCACTGAAACAGTCGTCTTGAGTGGAACATCCACTTCTGATCTGCGAACTCACCATCACCAGGTCAGGTGGATGGCTTTATGAGGCAGTGTCTTTGTGCTAAGAAACCTGGAAAGCCTCAATTATGGTTTCCTACGATAACCTTTGTTATCGTAGGACATACGGGTTTTATGCGCTGAGAGCCTCGAGAAAGGAAAGGTTTCGGGGTCAGGATCAGAATGACCTGAGTTGAAATGGAGGGGCATTGTGGACGGTTTTAGGCCCACACTTTTTTCTCATTTTTGTTTTCTGGATTTTATGTAGGGATTAATTCATTGAATCAAAGTCTGTGCCATCAAACCCTTCAGAAGAGAGATGCAACCAAACCATGTGGCAAAGGTAACAGATGCCCCGCACCCCTAAGGGATCCTCCTCTGGTCACCCTGAGCACCCTCCCCTCATACTGCTGAAGTGTTACACTTGCAAATCCACATTTTTGGCGATACCCTCATCCTGCCAGTGCTCAGAACCCAAGGTCACCTTTTCGTGCAGGCCAGTCAGCGGGAAAGGGACATGCTGCGAGATGCACTCGAAATTCAGGAACCCGTGATCATCGAAGGGGTGCCCAGCAGGATCACCTCCATCAACCACTGGGGAGAAGAACTGGGCATTCTGTTCAAACCGCTTTGTCTTCTTGTGGAACAGACAGGCCAAAAGGGGCAGGATCCAGAGGCGGGTGCAGGCTGATGAAAGTCGGGTGTCATCAGCCTGCAGTCGGCACCTGCAACAGACTGTAGTCAGGAAGGGGCTGTTGCTTCAACAACATCAGAATTTTTCAGGGTGACAGGTGAATGCCCATCGATGATGAAAACCAAGCCATGTAATGACATATTATGTCATTACATGGCAGATCCATGAAAACTGTACCTCAGAATCTTGATCAGCAGCGGTTTGGTGTCCTTTCGGGTGGCTCTGGGGAGGTGCTCGAACACTTTGCCTTCAAGACCCCTCACCACCACCGCTCCCACTTTCACCCCGTTGCGATTGCCTCCCCCCACAATCCGGGCGTACAACCTGAACTTCCTCCCGGTGGACACCCGAACTGTCACGGGCTTTCTGGCATGGTAAACCAGCTCAGGAAAGTATTTGCCGTCTGAGACTTTCCCAGCAAGCCTCAAAGTCAAATAAGGGCAGTCCAGCTCCTGCAGTTCGTTCAGGCGGGACTCGGTGTAAGTGTCTTTTTTTCCTTCATCCACCGGCATCAGAGGCAGCGTGCCTTCCCCATGCAGCACCCGGGGTTTGTAGGCTTCCATGACCCGCACGGTGGCGTTCTCCCAGGTTTCATTGAAGAACGTGGGGAACCACCGGGTGGTGATTTGACGCTCCTCGTATTCTGCAGCCAGCTCGATGGATTCCTGCAGGTACTGGTGGAACAGCACCTCGTCTGAGACCACAGCCACAAAACGAGGGTAAGGCAACCGGAAGTCCTCAGGGTCGTGGTGATCCAGGTCATGCCGCCAAACCGCTTTTCTCCTCAGGGCTTCTTGCAAATCAAACAGGGCTTGCAGGGGATGGGCCATACATAATTATCGCATGTAATGACATATTATGTCATTACATGCGATTGCTTAGAACGGATTTTCATCGATCTGGACAGATAAAAACCTTTGCCTTATTATTCAGAAGAGGAGGTCACCCCATGGTCAAGGTCCGGGTTCACGGCACCCCCGCGCAGGTGGAAAGGTACATGGAGGCGATGCGGCTGATGCATGAAGCGGTGATGCAACTGCACGCAGGCATCCCTCTGGAAGAGGTCATCAATGTGCTGGCTGACATCAAACACCCGTACCTGATTGTCTCGGAATCCGGGGACTACAAAGACCAGCAGTCGGGCCGAAACCCGCGCTTCAGCTCACAGGTGCGCAGGTACCTGGAAGTGGAAGAAGGACCGAAGGTTTGACCTTTTGT
This genomic interval carries:
- a CDS encoding CBASS cGAMP-activated phospholipase yields the protein MDLDSAQSAPTQSPSTGERPFQILALDGGGIKGLFTASLLKAFEDDLGCTITDHFDLITGTSTGGIIALALGLGKSPQDIVDFYLKKGPSIFRNPLKGLVFFKHLVKRKFNPKALEEALMEVFGGHLLGHSQKRLVIPSYSNDSCLPCTFKTRHHPNFTRDWKRPMVDIALATSAAPTYFPASTRIDNIRHLDGGLWANNPILVGLTEAVSYLEIPVSQIKILSLGTTGALTNRSRRMDHGGLSQWAWDITNILMDAQSNGATFIAHNLLGDQGKQPQSERILRINPTVPPKLFELDRIDERRILSLASETSKAYTPRLKEMFLSHQAPSFTPLP
- a CDS encoding helix-turn-helix domain-containing protein; translated protein: MTLPTPDPPTLGEELRKTRKQHGFTLKDVEKETGISNAYLSQLETGKIDRPAPDKLYQLAQMYRINFNDLMVKAGHIRKRSDLPEDHPQLVGTALSAEKLTPEEEKALLMYLKHILRNPDRNGG
- a CDS encoding ImmA/IrrE family metallo-endopeptidase, translating into MLRQEKLLVQSLATRESLEQARDILGLDINVLIQALPKIHGMYPEGTDVVFVNLNSLPERQRFVKLHELAHKVLPWQIFSHLETDDVLRGETRENFEIEANMFAAELLFQGARFQNQALLEPLDIRSALKLAQRFGASAQASLQRYVHTHEAPCALVVLNEERTSTVRGPAHTVRQVITSQAFPECTPWWKPGDLLPSEHPLIRHFKRSALTANIPEYITFDTPSGICRCNLQMFRNSYRMMVFLAPQRAQPRRQNSTRSQVQRL
- a CDS encoding metallophosphoesterase family protein — its product is MNPIRVIHLSDLHLGFQGPSNLTVPDGPHAGVPLRQHDLENAVEWLCSNLVQQPVPVNVVLIAGDVFDRSNPLPRAVHAAGRLIHILTQQEIEVVVVDGNHDTPSALSAGHPMAYLALFGAHIVHGEKVQVIHTDHWKSPHLQHLAVHCIPRRALKNLDVGEIHPFPDRCNVLLTHGLVASREDEPGEDGRIPRSLLEQSWDYIALGDWHGHMHQPVAGIPAYYPGSLERLHFGEAMRHPAQETDPYQVRGGLDVTLLPENETQVQSFPYPHARPMYHAQVEASEMTAEDLHARLDVLTQDLPAQGLLQVHVMGATQTLKAELNARNLNPIRQRIHRVELKWHLLHDTVEQSEQAAQAETLPEQWQAYLQRHAPDQSWLLQAGLEVLTEARTRLAQSAEEHP
- a CDS encoding AAA family ATPase, with the translated sequence MSILKLTLENFKRYREATEVVFPKGLTLVTGENGAGKSTLTQAMLQALFGPYPLTDVRSDGTGNQTVRVGFALESQGVVLEASTQNTQHRIRVNGNTIIDFGPNSKEAATKYTRAFLGGLGSKAFERVYFAMQGETHALVTESRAELRRLFEEVLQLDVITTAVEVQAKNHQAHLNTLMQDLAVACSVADRVSQDPKRQVLLSRTSRAQAKHTRGEPLSLLLTALGNAQVVHHEVTILLQEQENAARQLLVSHQRLMEDQEQQILILENKVESWKQKERTLLELQRQQNSAEGMLKGAGQDLQRLEQELTDADSHQEAAQQHQQLLAQQEDLKWQWQSCREVKEAHELVEQAHLAHLKCQQKLQSFLNLEGHITSVQANIDRLLSAQQTVALDPHVENFELLQQEKVQLGLQFKEHQQALSVLTAQQDVMCPTCGQALHDHQRLLREDHLRFWLQQVYPQQSQEVIVQLQAIELDRANRHQKVTEMGLEVQQLREELAVLNSRIKERQVVIDEAEQAHQVWEGARAALGSEVFDPQQEIHLQEKLKVVEQQILDLQPQVMRFMKRQQLVVYIAEKKAQMASFQQNMAALKAAERELGHDPEKFQASVALVAQLKHERTDLVRKQQQKETTLKDTLRQVQDALGLQQQLEDTSFRVQQSLVLFQREEQLLEHLKGFHSHFFQANTHQVLKRATELLLPVLDSTLSRLEMDDQGNLKYQDPAGVSRKVQRLSGGEKALVGLCLRLALAERAQSIATEGRVRFLVLDEVLSSLDDGKREQVQDILEDVLRRGVFEHIIMITHIDDVKLNWRAHRLDVQKTGETTSRMWFQHL